The following coding sequences lie in one Musa acuminata AAA Group cultivar baxijiao chromosome BXJ1-8, Cavendish_Baxijiao_AAA, whole genome shotgun sequence genomic window:
- the LOC135588731 gene encoding UDP-glucuronate:xylan alpha-glucuronosyltransferase 1-like, giving the protein MRGANGTFPKFPESRDDSKRKMKFRDYKEGDKYKIIFPDRSSTCKFHSLKLALLIITCCTVLTLLYSPTEPTEPLQQSSSKSRLVDVGRIWQQTASDPRYVSNLEVDWQGIPNLVGSADGRQGNLQIGLLNFNLSEVGYWRQTIPDAEISPVRLEYADTSITWNVLYPEWIDEEEDNEVPACPSLPEPQVEKGSRFDVVAVKLPCHGSGSWARDVARLHLQLFAAKLAAASAGGLSPVRVLFITECFPLPNLFTCRNLVRREGNAWLYEPEMSMLQEKLRLPIGSCELAVPLKAEVRPQTGDGTREAYATILHSAEVYVCGAIAAARSIRLAGSTRDLVILVDESISDHHRSGLTAAGWKVRVIQRIRNPKAEKNAYNEYNYSKFRLWQLTEYDKVIFIDADLLILRNIDFLFGMPEISATGNNATIFNSGVMVVEPCNCTFQLLMDHINEITSYNGGDQGYLNEIFTWWHRIPRHMNFLKHFWEGDSEEVKAKKTKLFKAETPGLYVLHYLGLKPWLCFRDFDCNWNSILYRSFASDEAHATWWRVHDSMPENLQNLCLLSTVTKAGLEYNRRKAETANFPDEHWKRNVTDPRRHICFESFCRWEDVLQNWGKPASSKT; this is encoded by the exons ATGAGAGGCGCGAACGGCACCTTCCCCAAGTTTCCTGAATCACG TGATGACAGCAAAAGAAAGATGAAGTTTAGGGACTACAAAGAGGGAGACAAATACAAGATCATATTTCCAGATAGGAGTTCAACCTGCAAGTTCCACTCGCTCAAACTAGCCCTGCTCATCATCACATGCTGTACGGTTCTAACACTTCTCTACTCCCCGACGGAGCCCACCGAGCCACTCCAGCAGTCGAGTTCCAA GTCCAGACTTGTAGATGTTGGTCGGATATGGCAACAAACAGCTTCAGATCCTCGATACGTATCGAATCTGGAAGTTGATTGGCAAGGAATACCAAATCTTGTGGGAAGTGCGGACGGTAGACAAGGCAATCTCCAAATCGGCTTGCTAAATTTCAACCTTTCCGAGGTTGGCTATTGGAGGCAGACGATCCCCGATGCTGAGATCTCGCCGGTGCGCCTGGAGTACGCTGACACGAGCATCACATGGAATGTTCTTTATCCGGAATGGATCGACGAGGAAGAAGACAATGAAGTGCCCGCCTGTCCGTCTCTTCCGGAGCCCCAGGtcgagaaaggatcaagatttgatGTGGTCGCAGTAAAGCTGCCCTGCCACGGGTCGGGAAGCTGGGCCAGAGACGTAGCGAGACTGCACTTGCAGCTCTTTGCAGCCAAGCTCGCTGCAGCTTCCGCCGGAGGGCTCTCCCCTGTCCGCGTGCTCTTCATCACCGAGTGCTTCCCGTTGCCCAACCTGTTCACCTGCAGGAACCTCGTGAGACGCGAAGGGAACGCTTGGCTGTACGAGCCCGAGATGTCCATGTTGCAGGAGAAGCTCCGACTTCCGATCGGGTCGTGCGAACTTGCGGTTCCACTGAAAGCAGAAG TGCGGCCGCAAACAGGGGATGGAACTCGAGAAGCCTATGCCACAATACTGCACTCCGCGGAAGTATACGTCTGCGGCGCGATCGCCGCTGCTCGGAGCATCCGGTTGGCTGGGTCAACCAGGGACCTCGTCATACTGGTGGACGAATCGATAAGCGACCATCACCGGAGCGGCCTCACAGCTGCGGGGTGGAAGGTGAGAGTGATCCAAAGGATCCGAAACCCCAAGGCGGAGAAGAACGCCTACAACGAGTACAACTACAGCAAGTTCCGGCTCTGGCAGCTCACCGAGTACGACAAGGTCATCTTCATCGACGCCGACCTGCTGATTCTGAGGAACATCGACTTCTTGTTCGGGATGCCAGAGATCTCCGCGACGGGCAACAACGCGACCATCTTCAACTCCGGTGTGATGGTCGTGGAGCCCTGCAACTGCACGTTCCAGCTGCTGATGGATCACATCAACGAGATAACGTCTTACAACGGAGGGGATCAGGGCTACCTGAACGAGATCTTCACATGGTGGCACCGGATTCCGAGGCACATGAACTTCCTGAAGCATTTCTGGGAGGGCGACAGCGAGGAGGTCAAAGCGAAGAAGACGAAGCTGTTCAAGGCTGAGACGCCGGGCCTCTACGTTCTGCACTACCTGGGGCTGAAGCCATGGCTGTGCTTCCGGGACTTCGACTGCAACTGGAACTCCATCCTCTACCGCAGCTTTGCCAGCGACGAAGCCCATGCGACGTGGTGGAGAGTGCACGACAGCATGCCGGAGAACCTGCAGAACTTGTGCCTTTTGTCGACGGTCACCAAGGCCGGGCTGGAGTACAACCGGAGGAAGGCCGAGACGGCCAACTTCCCCGACGAGCACTGGAAGCGCAACGTGACCGACCCGAGGCGGCATATCTGCTTCGAGAGTTTCTGCCGGTGGGAGGACGTGCTGCAGAACTGGGGCAAGCCGGCTTCATCCAAAACATGA